In a single window of the Candidatus Dependentiae bacterium genome:
- the asnB gene encoding asparagine synthase (glutamine-hydrolyzing), translating to MCGIAGYLNLTRQNFKVEESVLNDMQTAIAHRGPDGIGLWKDDNFGIGFVHRRLSIIDLSDAGNQPMMDAEKTIVICFNGEIYNYQQIRKELQNLGYKFISNSDTEVLIYAYKNWGIDFIKKLEGIFAIALFDLHKNEFYLIRDNIGVKPVYFSNQNGVFAFASEIKALWQISYFSKEINDLGLYHYLTFLVSPAPMTLYKNVYKLPAGFYIKIDCYKKVEYHKWYSAVIAGSREYKNEKFCQDELHRLLFASIKKQMIADVPVGVFLSGGVDSSLNVALMSQFSNNLKTFNVVFEDGLEFDERSWAKKVADKFGTNHHEKVISEKEAFDAFSNIVYHQDEPLADWVCIPLYFVSKLARENGITVVQIGEGADELFSGYGSYANFVDFYKKWWQPTQKHLPKIVRQFLYRTASPFLRSQYSDYLRNLAYDRSLFWGGAVAFRESAKKNLFLKSREKKLDPICSKIYQNFDLGFDSYNVVDYHLSEFKKLDPSGDFLKSMIYLEFQNRLPELLLMRADKMTMAHSLEGRVPFLDKNLVEFGFAISSDLKYKNGITKYILKKVAEKHLPHDLIYRKKIGFAAPVKYWLSKGKYFKPYFESVLQDKNNFWRQYINFAEVQKLFAQHIAGKKDLSPQLWLLLNLFEVKI from the coding sequence ATGTGTGGAATTGCCGGTTATTTAAATCTAACGCGTCAGAATTTTAAAGTAGAAGAGTCTGTTTTAAATGATATGCAAACAGCTATCGCACACCGCGGGCCTGATGGTATTGGGTTATGGAAAGATGATAATTTTGGCATAGGTTTTGTGCATCGAAGGTTGAGCATTATAGATCTTTCTGATGCCGGTAATCAACCGATGATGGATGCTGAAAAAACGATAGTTATTTGCTTTAATGGTGAAATTTATAATTATCAGCAAATTCGAAAAGAACTCCAAAATTTAGGATACAAATTTATTTCCAATTCAGATACAGAAGTTTTGATTTATGCTTATAAAAATTGGGGTATAGATTTTATCAAAAAGCTCGAAGGTATTTTCGCGATTGCTCTTTTTGATTTGCACAAAAATGAATTTTATTTAATTCGGGATAATATAGGTGTAAAACCTGTTTATTTTTCAAATCAAAATGGAGTTTTTGCGTTTGCTTCAGAGATAAAAGCTTTATGGCAAATTTCATATTTTTCTAAAGAAATAAATGATCTTGGACTATATCACTATTTAACTTTTTTGGTCTCTCCAGCTCCAATGACTTTGTATAAAAATGTTTATAAGTTACCTGCTGGGTTTTATATAAAAATTGATTGTTATAAAAAAGTTGAATATCACAAGTGGTATTCTGCGGTTATTGCTGGCTCAAGAGAATATAAAAATGAAAAATTTTGTCAGGATGAACTTCATAGACTTCTTTTTGCTTCAATAAAAAAACAAATGATAGCGGATGTGCCTGTCGGGGTTTTTTTATCCGGCGGCGTTGATTCAAGTCTTAATGTTGCACTGATGTCTCAATTTTCAAATAATTTAAAAACTTTTAATGTTGTTTTTGAAGATGGTTTGGAGTTTGATGAGCGATCTTGGGCGAAGAAAGTTGCCGATAAATTTGGTACAAATCATCATGAAAAAGTAATTTCTGAAAAAGAAGCTTTTGATGCTTTTTCAAATATTGTTTATCACCAAGATGAACCGCTTGCTGATTGGGTTTGTATTCCTTTGTACTTTGTTTCAAAACTTGCAAGAGAAAATGGAATAACGGTTGTGCAAATCGGTGAGGGAGCAGACGAGCTTTTTAGTGGATACGGTTCCTATGCAAATTTTGTAGATTTTTATAAGAAATGGTGGCAACCAACTCAAAAACATTTGCCTAAAATTGTTAGACAATTTCTTTATAGAACCGCATCTCCTTTCTTAAGATCACAATATTCGGACTATTTAAGAAATTTGGCTTATGATCGAAGTTTATTTTGGGGAGGAGCTGTTGCCTTTCGAGAATCTGCCAAAAAGAATTTATTTTTGAAATCTAGAGAAAAAAAATTAGATCCAATTTGTAGCAAGATTTATCAAAATTTTGATTTAGGTTTTGATAGTTATAATGTTGTTGATTATCATTTATCTGAATTTAAAAAATTAGATCCTAGCGGTGATTTTTTGAAATCTATGATTTATTTGGAGTTTCAAAATCGACTTCCAGAATTACTTTTGATGCGTGCTGATAAGATGACAATGGCTCACAGCCTAGAGGGAAGGGTGCCCTTTTTGGATAAAAATTTAGTTGAATTTGGATTTGCGATATCTTCAGATTTAAAATACAAAAATGGAATTACAAAATATATTCTCAAAAAAGTGGCAGAAAAGCATCTGCCACATGATCTTATATATCGTAAAAAAATCGGATTTGCGGCTCCTGTGAAATATTGGCTTTCTAAAGGAAAATATTTTAAACCTTACTTTGAAAGTGTACTTCAGGATAAAAACAACTTTTGGCGACAATATATTAATTTTGCGGAAGTTCAAAAGTTGTTTGCACAACACATTGCGGGGAAAAAAGATCTTTCTCCTCAACTTTGGTTGTTATTGAATTTGTTTGAAGTAAAAATTTAG
- a CDS encoding oxidoreductase, with translation MKQLFLQKGSVLIKNVPIPQYSKNDVVVRTYYSFISSGTEIATLNESGKSLLKKFISNFSDNFKKVKAAVKDNGIQGTLSLINSKKSEVIQLGYSCSGQVVAVGSDVEKFKIGDYVACAGAGFANHSEIVCVPSNLIVKLQSDEYLKQSSLAAIGSIAMQGFRRANLSLGEVVCVVGLGLIGQLTVQIAKAAGLFVVGIDIEEERISLAKSFGCDLVLNSSRDDVKKNIDFFTQHYGVDATIITAASASGKIIQQAMEITRKKGKVVLVGDVKIDFDRSPFYSKEIDFLISCSYGPGRYDQSYENECKDYPFAYVRWTENRNMQLFVNMIVQKKINIDSIISQEFSVDDSIEAYKALKNKKSLGIVLSYKNNSDLLVNNVSKENFDLNLSKPYIATYQNILKTAIVGTGGFAKVKLLPLLSKRKDLKIEAIVDLQSSQSINIGSQYDSAIVTNDLNAILENEEIKLIVVATPHKLHLQQTLSCLKAGKAVFVEKPAAVTCEEYSSLKYFLNNAKNYLYCVDFNRSFAPSILKIKKEIKKRNSPLVINYRMNSGFISKDHWIQSIANGGRIIGEACHIFELFSYLTESIPTFVSVSAIHSNSDDLLSSDNFVAAVTFSDGSMCSLIYTSLGNNAQTKELMEVFFDGKSIVMDDYRQISGYGVDINEKYLQQDKGHESLLNQFIDEVKKEDFVSPISSQRILFATKLSLIVDALSKQGGGSAILHSDDLEIFFDDYKNCKNVACKNINTNFKEDLL, from the coding sequence ATGAAGCAACTTTTTTTACAAAAGGGTAGCGTTTTAATTAAAAATGTTCCGATTCCGCAATATTCCAAAAATGATGTGGTTGTACGAACTTATTATTCATTTATTAGTTCTGGTACAGAAATTGCGACTTTAAACGAATCTGGAAAATCTCTTTTGAAAAAATTTATTAGCAATTTTTCAGATAATTTCAAAAAAGTAAAAGCAGCAGTAAAGGATAATGGTATTCAAGGAACATTATCTTTGATTAATAGCAAAAAAAGCGAAGTTATTCAGCTTGGTTATTCTTGCTCTGGACAAGTAGTTGCTGTTGGTAGTGATGTAGAAAAATTTAAAATTGGAGATTATGTTGCTTGTGCGGGGGCTGGTTTTGCAAATCATAGCGAAATTGTCTGCGTTCCTTCTAATCTTATTGTAAAATTACAAAGTGATGAATATTTAAAACAATCATCTTTGGCTGCTATCGGATCCATAGCGATGCAAGGTTTTAGGCGTGCAAATTTATCCTTGGGAGAGGTGGTTTGCGTTGTTGGTTTAGGACTTATTGGACAATTGACTGTTCAGATAGCAAAAGCAGCAGGTCTTTTTGTAGTAGGTATAGATATAGAAGAAGAGCGAATTTCTTTAGCTAAAAGTTTTGGTTGTGATTTGGTTTTAAATTCTAGTCGAGATGATGTTAAAAAAAATATTGATTTTTTTACGCAGCATTATGGTGTTGATGCAACTATAATCACAGCAGCTTCAGCTTCAGGCAAAATAATTCAACAAGCAATGGAAATTACACGTAAAAAGGGAAAAGTTGTTTTGGTAGGAGATGTAAAAATAGATTTTGATCGCAGTCCTTTTTATAGCAAAGAAATAGATTTTTTGATTTCTTGTTCTTATGGTCCGGGACGATATGATCAATCTTACGAAAATGAATGTAAAGATTATCCTTTTGCTTATGTTCGTTGGACTGAAAACCGAAATATGCAGCTTTTTGTAAATATGATTGTACAAAAAAAGATAAATATTGATTCTATTATTTCTCAAGAATTTTCAGTTGATGATTCAATCGAAGCTTATAAAGCTTTGAAAAATAAAAAATCTTTGGGAATTGTGCTTTCTTATAAAAATAATTCTGATCTCTTGGTAAACAATGTATCAAAAGAAAATTTTGATTTGAATTTATCTAAGCCTTATATTGCAACGTATCAAAATATTTTAAAGACTGCCATTGTAGGTACAGGTGGATTTGCAAAGGTAAAATTATTACCACTACTATCAAAACGAAAAGATTTAAAAATTGAAGCAATTGTTGATCTTCAATCATCGCAGAGTATAAATATTGGTAGTCAGTATGATTCTGCAATAGTTACAAATGATTTGAATGCTATTTTAGAAAATGAAGAAATAAAGTTGATAGTTGTTGCAACTCCTCATAAATTACATTTGCAGCAAACTTTATCTTGTTTAAAGGCGGGTAAAGCTGTTTTCGTTGAAAAGCCAGCAGCTGTAACATGCGAAGAATATTCGTCGCTAAAATATTTTTTGAACAATGCAAAAAATTATTTATATTGTGTTGATTTTAATCGCTCATTTGCACCTTCTATTTTAAAAATCAAAAAAGAAATAAAAAAAAGAAATTCACCATTGGTTATAAATTATCGAATGAATTCTGGTTTTATATCTAAAGATCATTGGATACAGTCGATTGCAAATGGTGGTCGAATCATAGGCGAGGCGTGTCATATTTTTGAACTATTTAGTTATTTAACAGAATCGATTCCTACATTTGTTTCCGTAAGCGCGATTCATTCAAATTCGGATGATTTATTATCGTCTGATAATTTTGTTGCAGCCGTAACTTTTTCGGATGGATCAATGTGTTCTTTGATTTATACATCGCTTGGTAACAATGCACAGACAAAAGAGCTGATGGAAGTTTTCTTTGATGGCAAATCGATTGTGATGGATGATTATAGGCAAATTTCTGGTTATGGTGTTGATATTAACGAAAAATATTTACAGCAAGATAAAGGTCATGAATCATTATTAAATCAATTTATTGATGAGGTAAAAAAAGAAGATTTTGTTTCACCAATTTCTTCGCAGCGAATTTTGTTTGCTACGAAATTAAGTTTGATTGTTGATGCACTTTCAAAACAAGGTGGCGGATCTGCAATTTTGCATTCAGATGATCTAGAAATATTTTTTGATGATTATAAAAATTGTAAAAATGTTGCATGTAAAAATATTAATACAAATTTTAAGGAAGATTTGTTATGA
- the glmS gene encoding glutamine--fructose-6-phosphate transaminase (isomerizing), protein MCGIAAYVGENKCRNFVVEGLSRLEYRGYDSAGFVCIDAKNGHLNVVKAKGRLSELKDKLSLNQHDGFVGMGHTRWATHGIANETNTHPHFDCKNKIAVIHNGIIENYGSLRDELLAKGHIFKSTTDTETVAHLFEDILQQHTNLHAAIVDLASKLKGAYAFVFILEDYPNQLLVMRHKSPVAIGIGDNEMFVGSDSLVFSDKTEKTLFMPDESFALVSKDSVKLYHFSGKQLDLNIQNVQNHYSQNEKNGYEHFMLKEIYEQKPAINKTVHFYKKVSGWEDEDIIDSKFSATITEDQFWNQVGISKDEIKNLKQINLLGAGTSWHSAKIAQFFFEYICKIPTKVYLASEFRYMPFFPQKDSAFIMISQSGETADTLEALRFVSTSNIPTIALTNVASSTMVREANGFLLLHAGPEISVCSTKAFSCQLASLYWFANRIAFEKGLININQMHEAEEDLLFAAEILETSIEMYKNEIENKLAKIYSMYDKFIFLGRHISYPFAMEAALKLKEISYIFAQAYPSGELKHGPIALIDENVPVVIFSSLDETIYRKIVSNAQEVKARMGHLIVFAFENQKELLQLADLAFVIPPVKPLLAPLAMTGLMQFFVYQITKELGLPIDKPRNLAKSVTVE, encoded by the coding sequence TAAGCGAACTCAAAGATAAATTATCTTTAAACCAACATGATGGTTTTGTAGGTATGGGGCATACGCGATGGGCAACTCATGGAATCGCAAACGAAACCAACACGCATCCACATTTCGATTGTAAAAACAAAATAGCCGTGATTCACAATGGTATTATCGAAAATTATGGCTCTCTAAGAGATGAGTTACTTGCAAAAGGTCATATTTTTAAATCAACAACAGATACAGAAACCGTCGCTCATCTTTTTGAAGATATTCTACAACAACACACAAATCTACATGCTGCAATCGTCGATCTTGCAAGCAAATTAAAAGGCGCTTATGCGTTTGTTTTTATTTTAGAAGATTATCCAAATCAACTTTTAGTTATGAGACACAAATCTCCGGTTGCAATAGGAATCGGAGACAATGAAATGTTTGTGGGATCTGACTCCCTTGTATTCTCGGATAAAACAGAAAAAACATTGTTTATGCCAGATGAAAGTTTTGCTTTAGTGTCCAAAGATTCTGTAAAACTTTACCACTTCAGTGGAAAACAACTAGATTTAAATATTCAAAATGTTCAAAATCATTATTCTCAAAATGAAAAAAATGGTTATGAACATTTCATGCTCAAAGAGATCTATGAGCAAAAACCAGCAATCAACAAAACTGTTCATTTTTATAAAAAAGTAAGCGGCTGGGAAGATGAAGATATTATCGATTCTAAATTTTCAGCAACAATCACTGAAGACCAATTTTGGAATCAAGTCGGAATTTCTAAAGATGAAATAAAAAACTTAAAACAAATAAACCTTCTTGGCGCCGGAACATCTTGGCATTCGGCAAAAATCGCACAATTCTTTTTTGAATACATTTGCAAAATACCTACCAAAGTTTATCTCGCCTCAGAATTTCGATACATGCCTTTTTTTCCGCAAAAAGATAGTGCTTTCATCATGATCTCACAATCTGGCGAAACTGCAGACACCCTTGAAGCATTAAGATTTGTAAGCACATCGAATATTCCAACCATTGCCCTAACAAATGTTGCTTCAAGCACTATGGTGCGCGAAGCAAATGGATTTTTACTATTACATGCTGGTCCTGAAATATCTGTGTGTTCAACCAAAGCTTTTTCATGCCAACTTGCATCTCTTTATTGGTTTGCAAATCGCATAGCATTTGAAAAAGGATTAATAAACATAAATCAAATGCATGAAGCAGAAGAAGATCTTTTATTTGCTGCAGAAATTTTGGAAACATCAATAGAGATGTACAAAAACGAAATCGAAAATAAATTAGCCAAAATCTATTCGATGTATGACAAATTCATCTTTTTAGGCAGACACATCAGCTATCCATTTGCCATGGAAGCAGCACTAAAACTAAAAGAAATTTCTTATATTTTTGCACAAGCATACCCATCTGGCGAACTTAAACACGGTCCAATTGCATTAATAGATGAAAATGTTCCTGTAGTTATTTTCTCATCTTTGGATGAAACAATTTATCGTAAAATAGTTTCAAATGCTCAGGAAGTAAAAGCTCGAATGGGACATTTGATCGTTTTTGCTTTTGAAAATCAAAAAGAACTTTTGCAACTTGCAGATCTAGCATTTGTAATACCACCAGTCAAGCCATTACTTGCTCCACTTGCAATGACAGGTTTGATGCAGTTTTTTGTTTATCAAATTACAAAAGAATTAGGACTCCCAATTGATAAACCAAGAAATTTAGCAAAATCAGTTACAGTAGAATAA
- a CDS encoding FAD-dependent oxidoreductase: MKAKKVVVIGAGPAGLTAGFEFSKFKNFEIVILEKDEAVGGLARTFDYKGYKFDIGPHHYITDSPKIEKWWKDLMEDDFIPLKRFTRIYYKNRFFNYPLEAMNVLKNLNFFECVACVGSYAKVKIAPKKDVKSFQDWVSNRFGKKLFGMFFKTYTEKVWGIKCEQISADWAAQRIKGLSLSNAIFYAFFGKWFKKNAPRTLQSSFYYPSLGSGSLWDRVRDKILQNQNSKIFCNSNVVEIAHQDGLIKKVGILDKSEESKIQFFEADEFLSSMPLQELIFALRPYAPQEVIEAASKLRYRGLITVNLVVNKKNVIPDHWMYIHDATVKMGRIGNMNNFSMKMSAREDHTAIDLEYFAFTDEEFWLKSDEELLEIGKRELEKINIVKYPEIIDGMVLRSNQAYPIYDENYQENLKIVLDYLSNFSNLHLMGRNGLHRYNNMDLAMESAIIIVDKILQKQNLNSKVVKNEKEIIVN; this comes from the coding sequence ATGAAAGCCAAAAAGGTAGTAGTAATTGGCGCAGGGCCAGCGGGTTTAACCGCTGGCTTTGAGTTTTCTAAATTTAAAAATTTTGAAATTGTTATATTAGAAAAAGATGAAGCTGTTGGTGGTCTTGCAAGGACTTTTGATTATAAAGGCTACAAATTTGATATTGGACCGCATCATTACATTACTGATTCACCAAAAATTGAAAAATGGTGGAAAGATTTAATGGAAGATGATTTTATTCCTTTGAAGCGTTTTACAAGAATTTATTATAAAAATAGATTTTTTAATTACCCTCTTGAAGCAATGAATGTTTTAAAAAATTTGAATTTTTTTGAATGTGTAGCATGCGTTGGAAGCTATGCAAAAGTAAAAATTGCGCCTAAAAAAGATGTGAAAAGTTTTCAAGATTGGGTTTCAAATAGATTTGGTAAAAAGCTTTTTGGTATGTTTTTTAAAACTTATACAGAAAAAGTTTGGGGAATTAAGTGTGAGCAAATTTCTGCTGATTGGGCTGCACAGCGCATAAAAGGACTTTCGCTTTCTAATGCTATTTTTTATGCTTTTTTTGGAAAATGGTTTAAGAAAAATGCTCCTAGAACACTGCAAAGCAGTTTTTATTATCCTTCCTTAGGTTCCGGAAGTTTGTGGGATAGAGTTAGAGATAAAATATTGCAAAATCAAAATTCAAAAATATTTTGTAATTCCAATGTGGTTGAAATAGCTCATCAAGATGGTCTGATTAAAAAAGTTGGTATTTTAGACAAGAGTGAAGAATCTAAAATTCAGTTTTTTGAAGCAGATGAGTTTTTATCTTCTATGCCTCTTCAAGAGTTAATTTTTGCTCTTCGACCTTATGCGCCACAAGAAGTTATTGAAGCAGCTTCGAAATTAAGATATCGCGGACTTATAACTGTAAATTTAGTTGTAAATAAAAAAAATGTGATTCCAGACCACTGGATGTACATTCATGATGCAACTGTGAAAATGGGGCGCATTGGGAATATGAACAATTTTTCGATGAAAATGTCCGCACGAGAAGATCATACCGCAATTGATTTAGAATATTTCGCTTTTACGGATGAAGAATTTTGGTTAAAGAGTGATGAAGAATTACTTGAAATCGGAAAGCGAGAATTAGAAAAAATAAATATCGTAAAATATCCTGAAATTATAGATGGCATGGTTTTAAGGTCTAATCAGGCGTATCCAATTTATGATGAAAACTATCAGGAAAATTTAAAAATAGTCCTTGATTATTTATCCAATTTTTCAAATTTACATCTTATGGGTCGCAACGGCTTACACCGATATAACAATATGGATTTAGCTATGGAATCAGCAATTATTATTGTTGATAAAATATTGCAAAAACAAAATCTAAATTCAAAAGTTGTAAAGAATGAAAAAGAAATTATTGTGAATTAA
- a CDS encoding UDP-N-acetyl-D-mannosamine dehydrogenase — protein MKQIAVIGLGYIGLPTAILAAKSGYDVLGFDVDESKICKIKNGDPSIIEPQIKENLLDVLSSEKFEVSSILKPADCFIVAVPTPFKEGKKADLSFVFSAAKSIAKVLKKDDLIILESTIPVGTTELVAEFLERESGLVAKKDFLVAHCPERVLPGRIFYELVKNDRVVGGIDQESCNAAKKFYAAFVEGDIHTTDDKTAEMVKLVENSSRDVQIAFANQVAAMARDAKIDPYEVINLANRHPRVKILNPGCGVGGHCIAVDPWFLIESFPKSTTLLQSARDVNDLRPREIINEVSKLVEKIKQEKNILKVKVLVLGLTFKPGVDDLRESPALKIAKDLNLQKDVDLFACEPNVTSEKISHLGFLSTALNEGLKNCDLIVSLVLHKEFKNIPLNIIQSKLIIDTCGLIHELERGKE, from the coding sequence ATGAAACAAATAGCTGTTATAGGACTTGGTTACATCGGTTTACCTACGGCTATTTTGGCTGCAAAAAGTGGTTATGATGTTTTGGGTTTTGATGTTGATGAATCTAAAATTTGCAAAATTAAAAATGGTGATCCATCGATAATTGAGCCACAAATTAAAGAAAATTTGTTAGATGTTTTATCAAGTGAAAAATTTGAAGTTTCATCTATTCTAAAACCGGCAGATTGTTTTATTGTAGCTGTTCCAACTCCTTTTAAAGAAGGTAAAAAAGCAGATTTAAGTTTTGTATTTTCTGCGGCAAAATCTATCGCAAAAGTTTTGAAAAAAGATGATTTGATTATTTTAGAATCAACTATTCCTGTAGGTACAACAGAGCTTGTTGCAGAATTTTTAGAAAGAGAAAGTGGACTTGTAGCAAAAAAAGATTTTTTGGTAGCTCATTGTCCAGAGCGGGTTTTGCCAGGTAGAATTTTTTATGAGCTTGTCAAAAATGACCGTGTTGTTGGTGGAATAGATCAAGAATCTTGCAATGCAGCGAAAAAATTTTATGCTGCATTTGTTGAAGGTGATATTCATACAACAGATGATAAAACGGCAGAAATGGTAAAACTTGTTGAAAATAGTTCTCGCGATGTTCAAATCGCTTTTGCAAATCAAGTTGCAGCTATGGCACGTGATGCAAAAATAGATCCTTACGAAGTTATAAACCTTGCAAATCGTCATCCTCGAGTAAAAATTTTAAATCCAGGCTGCGGTGTGGGTGGGCATTGCATAGCTGTTGATCCTTGGTTTTTGATAGAAAGTTTTCCTAAAAGTACAACATTGTTGCAGTCAGCTCGAGATGTAAATGATTTGCGCCCGCGTGAGATTATTAATGAAGTTTCTAAATTGGTTGAAAAGATAAAACAAGAAAAAAATATTTTAAAAGTAAAAGTTTTAGTTTTAGGTTTAACCTTCAAACCAGGTGTTGATGATTTACGTGAATCGCCAGCTCTCAAGATCGCTAAAGATTTAAATTTGCAAAAAGATGTTGATTTATTTGCATGTGAACCAAATGTTACTAGTGAAAAAATTAGTCATTTAGGTTTTTTGTCTACAGCTTTAAATGAAGGTTTGAAAAATTGTGATTTAATAGTTTCTTTGGTTTTACACAAAGAATTTAAAAATATTCCTTTAAATATAATTCAATCAAAATTAATTATTGATACATGTGGTTTGATACATGAGCTTGAAAGAGGAAAAGAATGA
- the sppA gene encoding signal peptide peptidase SppA yields the protein MANTNGSSRFSNFLKNFLIILIILQFVPIVYTSVKKTIKKVVSPDTEVGVIKIGTINSSEYVIKQIQKFHKNSDIKALLLQINSPGGLPGASQAIFNELKKFKKDKPVVVLVEDLAASGGYYVACCADKIIANPSSLIGSIGVVCMLPNIEKLLQRFNIKVDEVKSGKYKTILSTTRERSLEETALLQSVSDDVYKQFTSDVATNRNLHLQDEKIWADGKIFTGNQALKLKLVDELGSLSDATETIKNLLKERGVKVEGKIKYIRPKPTSTFAKLFGSSEEDQENQVALTSLAANSISQIWHKFLSNETSENSKLIS from the coding sequence ATGGCAAATACAAATGGTTCAAGCCGTTTTTCTAATTTTCTAAAAAATTTTTTAATCATTTTGATAATTTTACAATTTGTTCCAATCGTTTACACAAGCGTAAAAAAAACTATTAAAAAAGTTGTTTCACCGGATACCGAAGTTGGTGTAATAAAAATAGGAACAATCAATAGCTCCGAATATGTAATAAAACAAATTCAAAAATTTCACAAAAATTCAGATATTAAAGCATTATTACTCCAGATCAATTCCCCCGGCGGACTTCCTGGTGCATCTCAAGCAATCTTTAACGAATTAAAAAAATTCAAAAAAGATAAACCTGTCGTCGTACTTGTAGAAGATTTGGCTGCATCCGGCGGATACTACGTTGCATGTTGCGCTGATAAAATTATAGCAAATCCATCTTCTCTTATCGGTAGCATTGGTGTTGTGTGCATGCTTCCAAACATAGAAAAATTATTACAACGATTTAACATAAAAGTTGATGAAGTTAAAAGTGGAAAATATAAAACCATTTTAAGCACAACAAGAGAAAGATCATTGGAAGAAACAGCACTACTTCAATCTGTTTCTGACGATGTATACAAACAATTTACAAGCGACGTTGCTACAAACCGAAATCTCCATCTTCAAGATGAAAAAATTTGGGCTGATGGCAAAATATTCACAGGCAATCAGGCTCTTAAACTAAAACTTGTAGATGAATTAGGATCATTATCGGATGCTACTGAAACTATTAAAAATTTGCTAAAAGAACGTGGCGTAAAAGTTGAAGGTAAAATCAAGTATATAAGGCCAAAACCAACATCCACCTTTGCTAAATTATTTGGCTCTTCAGAAGAAGATCAAGAGAATCAAGTAGCTCTAACATCACTTGCAGCAAATTCTATTTCACAAATTTGGCACAAATTTTTAAGCAACGAAACATCGGAAAATTCTAAATTAATTAGCTAG
- a CDS encoding UDP-N-acetylglucosamine 2-epimerase (non-hydrolyzing) yields MKPIVLVVGTRAEALKLVPLYIKLKEENFFVYLCGTFQHAEMLRQVFDLFNVSPDFNLDIMVPNQDLFHVHVAALEKTKEVYQKINPALVIVHGDTTTTLCAAMAAFYMRIPIAHVEAGLRTGNMYSPFPEEMNRKVVGQIATYHFSPTALATANILAEGVSRENVFCTGNTIVDSLQFISRKILSKEVLVNSDLIFKVDECKRKNKKIILLTAHRRESFDGGLNRIFSAIKTFAENYQDVEIFYPSHPNPNVLKAIEESELKEISNISIMPPLIYKDLVYILMNCDFVATDSGGIQEEAVSLGKKVLCLRDVTERYEGVWEGSEILVGTNVEKILDGLQKFYQQDYYSSKPSSIYGDGNACTRIASILKSKLNLEIPNSLIRSGIVKLEKI; encoded by the coding sequence ATGAAGCCGATTGTTCTTGTAGTAGGTACTCGCGCAGAAGCTCTAAAATTAGTTCCTCTTTATATAAAATTGAAGGAAGAAAACTTTTTTGTTTATCTTTGTGGAACATTTCAACATGCAGAAATGCTTCGGCAGGTTTTCGATCTTTTTAATGTTTCTCCCGATTTTAATTTGGATATAATGGTTCCAAATCAAGATCTTTTTCATGTTCATGTTGCGGCTTTAGAAAAAACTAAAGAAGTTTATCAAAAAATTAATCCTGCTCTTGTTATCGTTCATGGTGATACGACTACAACTTTATGCGCTGCAATGGCAGCTTTTTATATGCGTATTCCTATAGCACATGTTGAAGCTGGACTTCGAACCGGAAATATGTATTCTCCATTTCCTGAAGAAATGAATCGAAAAGTTGTTGGTCAAATTGCTACGTATCATTTTTCTCCTACGGCCCTTGCAACTGCCAATATTTTGGCAGAAGGTGTATCGCGTGAAAATGTTTTTTGCACTGGTAATACAATAGTCGATTCATTGCAATTTATTTCTCGTAAAATTTTGTCAAAAGAAGTTTTGGTAAATTCGGATTTGATTTTTAAAGTTGATGAGTGTAAAAGAAAAAATAAAAAAATAATTTTACTTACAGCGCATAGACGGGAATCTTTTGATGGAGGTTTAAATCGCATTTTTTCTGCTATTAAAACTTTTGCAGAAAACTATCAAGATGTAGAAATTTTCTATCCCTCGCATCCAAATCCCAATGTTTTAAAAGCGATCGAAGAGTCAGAGTTAAAAGAAATTTCTAATATTTCAATAATGCCGCCACTTATTTATAAGGATTTAGTTTATATTTTGATGAATTGTGATTTTGTAGCAACCGATTCAGGTGGAATACAGGAAGAGGCTGTTAGCCTCGGTAAAAAAGTTTTATGTTTACGTGATGTGACAGAGCGATATGAAGGCGTTTGGGAAGGTTCTGAAATTCTTGTTGGTACAAATGTAGAAAAGATTTTGGATGGTCTTCAAAAATTTTATCAGCAAGATTATTATTCCTCTAAACCATCATCTATTTATGGTGATGGTAATGCGTGCACGCGAATTGCATCGATTCTAAAATCAAAATTAAATTTGGAAATTCCAAATTCTTTAATTAGGTCTGGGATTGTAAAATTGGAAAAAATTTAA